One part of the Verrucomicrobiota bacterium genome encodes these proteins:
- the solA gene encoding N-methyl-L-tryptophan oxidase: protein MPSANNHFDVIVLGVGSMGSAACYHLAKRGSKVLGLDQFEIPHNQGSHHGKSRMIRKAYYENPDYVPLLNRAYELWDELQLKASEPIINRTGAVYFGCPEDSIVSGALHSARQHQLPHRFLNASEIQETFPSFSLPDSFIGLFETDGGYVRPEQGIVEHAWQASGAGAKILTNTPALNWNATPQSVEVRTAEGTLFADQLIISAGAWTQRIFKNLGVQLTVTRQVQAWFEPETNPDKFSPENFPCWFIETDPPYGHYGFPILPGQKGLKIAQHKPGIQIPLAEIGMALEPPTPAELNSLREILAQYIPGSAGPLIKSCTCLYTNTPDQHFILGKHPENNRVTIAGGFSGHGYKFASVIGEILADLAMDGSTRHPIEFLSLDRFSGDPSRSC, encoded by the coding sequence ATGCCTTCCGCCAATAATCATTTTGACGTCATCGTTCTAGGAGTCGGTTCCATGGGATCCGCAGCTTGCTACCATCTGGCCAAACGGGGATCCAAGGTCCTAGGTCTTGATCAATTCGAAATTCCTCACAATCAGGGTTCACACCATGGAAAGTCCAGGATGATTCGGAAGGCCTATTACGAAAACCCGGACTACGTACCTTTACTCAACCGAGCATACGAATTGTGGGACGAGCTTCAGCTAAAAGCCTCAGAACCTATCATTAATAGGACAGGAGCCGTCTACTTTGGCTGCCCTGAAGATTCGATCGTTTCAGGTGCCCTCCATTCAGCCAGACAACACCAATTGCCACACCGTTTCCTCAATGCTTCAGAAATACAGGAGACCTTCCCCTCCTTCTCATTGCCTGATTCCTTCATAGGGTTATTCGAAACAGATGGAGGCTACGTCCGACCTGAACAAGGCATAGTAGAACATGCCTGGCAAGCATCAGGAGCAGGGGCAAAAATCCTGACCAATACTCCAGCCCTGAATTGGAATGCGACTCCTCAAAGTGTGGAGGTCAGGACAGCCGAGGGCACACTGTTTGCCGACCAGTTGATAATCAGCGCCGGTGCCTGGACCCAACGCATTTTTAAGAACCTGGGAGTCCAACTTACCGTAACGCGTCAGGTCCAAGCCTGGTTTGAACCGGAAACGAATCCAGATAAATTTAGTCCGGAAAATTTCCCCTGTTGGTTTATAGAAACGGATCCACCTTACGGTCACTATGGTTTTCCGATTCTTCCCGGTCAGAAAGGATTAAAAATAGCCCAACACAAACCTGGCATCCAAATCCCACTGGCTGAAATAGGAATGGCACTGGAACCACCTACCCCGGCTGAGCTCAATTCGCTTAGAGAAATACTCGCTCAATACATCCCTGGTTCAGCAGGACCATTAATCAAGTCCTGCACTTGCCTGTACACGAATACTCCTGATCAACATTTTATTCTTGGGAAACACCCCGAAAACAACCGGGTCACCATCGCAGGAGGTTTCAGCGGCCACGGTTATAAATTCGCGAGCGTGATAGGAGAAATTTTGGCCGATCTCGCAATGGATGGAAGTACCCGTCACCCTATCGAATTTCTCAGTCTTGATCGTTTTTCAGGTGATCCGTCCAGGAGTTGCTAA